The nucleotide window CACTCAGCGGGAGGGCAGGGGCCTGGAGGACGGCCCTTGGGGCTTCACAGTTAGGGATTTCTAAACACTCCGCCGATGCCATCAATTAGGTTCATATTATTTTCCCCAGATAGTAACTTCGTTGCCGTCTGGATCATGAAAGTGCGCAAACTGGCCTTCCGTCGGATCCTTTTCGGTCGAATCGGGCAAGAGTCCTTTACTTTTCAGGGCCAACAAGCTCCGTTCGAAATTTTCAACGCGAAATACGACTGAGACACTCGCTGAACATTTCTTCGGAGCATCAGCTTTTTTAGGATGGATGGCAAAGAAAAACGGGCCAGCGGCGGTGTTGAGTTGGGCGTAATATCCCCCGTGGATTTCCTTGGTCTCGATTCCAAACCGCGAATACCAGTCGGCAAGAACTTTCGCATCCTGGCATGGATTGATCGCGATCGCGCCGACATACAGTATTTTCGCCGGAGGCGATTCGGCAAACGCCGACACCGAGAGAAAAATAAGCAGGATCACCAGATAGACTTTTCGAAGAGCCGTCGCTGAAATCATCATACATTTCATGTTAACTCCTCATCTCTGCCAGTTTCCGAACCGGTATGCAGAGTTCCAATTCAAAATGCGACCAATCCGTCGCGTTTTCTTTGTCTAAGCAAATCTCAAGTCCGGGCGCATGCTCGGGCTCGTAGTCACTATGGATCAGCCAACCCCGGAACAGGTAGTCCGTCGCCGTAGCGACCCTACGGATATCGCCGGAAACCCTGGTGGTGGCGTATCGCATGGCGGGCATTTTCAATTTCGACATTCCTTCCATGCACTCGAAGGGAAATGACGACGCAAAACAGACCTCATATCGATAAAGATGCTTTGGGGTCACGTGGGGATCGTCCACCGACATTCCGAAAAGAGTTCCTTGCGTAAAAATATCCTGGGATTTGGCCCACTCGATCATCGTCTTGAAGGCGGCAATGACCCTGTCCATTTCGAAGGCATTCGTCACCCGAATATAGGCGACTTGCCTTTCGGGAAGGTCGATCAATTTCACTGGAAAGGCAGCTTTCTTTTCTTCCGCACTCATGGGGAGATAATATTCCTGTCCCGAGAAGAGTTCTTTGCAAATCTTGCTTTTTTTGATCTCGCCGCTTTTTCGAAACTGACTGGGCGAAGTGTCGTAGCCGGCTCGGAAGGCACGTGAAAACGTGGCCGATGATGAAAAACCGCACTCTAAGGCGATATCGGTAAAACTTTGGTCGGAATAACGAAGAAGACGAGCAGCCTTTTCAAGACGAAGCCGGTTCGTAAAATTATTCAGGGTTTCGCCCGAAACCGCACCAAAGATCCGATGGAAATGAAATTCCGAGAAGCAGGCCACTTTAGCCAGTTCCTCCAGTTTCACCTGGCGATCCAGATTCCCGCGAAGATAGTCGATGACCCGATTAATTCTTCGGGCATATTCGCTGTTGGCCTGGGTCTTTGCGCTTGGCACGGATTTTATTGACATTGTGTCGTAGAGATACCCCCATCAAGGGAGCGGATTACCTACCGCGCTCT belongs to Terriglobia bacterium and includes:
- a CDS encoding AraC family transcriptional regulator, with protein sequence MPSAKTQANSEYARRINRVIDYLRGNLDRQVKLEELAKVACFSEFHFHRIFGAVSGETLNNFTNRLRLEKAARLLRYSDQSFTDIALECGFSSSATFSRAFRAGYDTSPSQFRKSGEIKKSKICKELFSGQEYYLPMSAEEKKAAFPVKLIDLPERQVAYIRVTNAFEMDRVIAAFKTMIEWAKSQDIFTQGTLFGMSVDDPHVTPKHLYRYEVCFASSFPFECMEGMSKLKMPAMRYATTRVSGDIRRVATATDYLFRGWLIHSDYEPEHAPGLEICLDKENATDWSHFELELCIPVRKLAEMRS